From one Planococcus citri chromosome 3, ihPlaCitr1.1, whole genome shotgun sequence genomic stretch:
- the LOC135840273 gene encoding uridine and thymidine phosphorylase-like, whose amino-acid sequence MSNKLLKNDITKNIEQNDGLINKPHREDPNDEVFLFHFRIHSKNIDLPQIFGDVKFVCMCGTAHRAKKFAEIIRQDVYSTSFNKSKELLDLAQFGHRYSMFKVGNVLCVNHGMGFASVNIVLHEIIKLLQHAGVKDPEFFRIGSCAGRGIPEGTVLISEKIVNEFFEEQYEMIVLGQRMKLPAKWNQNLVKNFKNISATKYSNMKVSSGTTMSAEHFYESSASTKGSFCLKNEDERNEYNNMMSKHGILGWDMEAIAVAAITNHVGIKSASLFVTGSPHPEKVPDEIRAEWEIRPFKIIVEYIKNKLQNTIIE is encoded by the exons atgtcCAACAAATTGTTGAAgaatgatatcaccaaaaacatTGAGCAAAATGACGGACTAATTAATAAACCTCACCGGGAAGATCCGAACGATGAagtttttttattccattttagAATACACAGTAAAAATATCGATTTACCACAAATATTCGGAGATGTAAAA TTCGTGTGTATGTGTGGAACAGCACACAGGGCGAAGAAATTTGCCGAAATAATCAGACAAGATGTGTATTCGACGTCGTTCAATAAGTCTAAGGAATTATTGGATTTGGCGCAATTTGGACATCGATACAGCATGTTCAAAGTTGGAAATGTGCTCTGTGTTAAT CATGGCATGGGCTTTGCTTCAGTTAACATAGTACTACACGAAATTATCAAATTGCTGCAACACGCTGGTGTCAAGGAtccagaattttttagaattggtAGTTGTGCAGGTAGAGGAATACCTGAAGGTACGGTCTTGATATCGGAAAAAAtcgtaaatgaattttttgaagaacaatATGAAATG ATTGTTTTAGGACAACGAATGAAACTTCCCGCCAAATGGAACCAAaacttggtcaaaaattttaaaaatatctccgCAACGAAATACTCAAACATGAAAGTATCCAGTGGCACGACAATGAGTGCTGAACATTTTTACGAAA GTTCAGCCAGCACAAAAGGatcgttttgtttgaaaaatgaagatgagAGAAATGAGTATAATAATATGATGAGTAAGCACGGAATTTTAGGATGGGACATGGAAGCAATTGCAGTAGCAGCAATTACAAATCACGTAGGAATCAAATCAGCGTCTCTGTTTGTAACTGGGTCTCCTCAtccg gAGAAGGTTCCAGATGAAATTCGCGCCGAATGGGAAATTAGACCTTTTAAAATAATCGTCgaatatataaaaaataaactacaaAACACGATCATCGAATAA